A part of Biomphalaria glabrata chromosome 3, xgBioGlab47.1, whole genome shotgun sequence genomic DNA contains:
- the LOC106056996 gene encoding galactose-3-O-sulfotransferase 2-like produces the protein MCFEVSRCRRLVRVKHKTLIVLFTVSVLWYLTFTLCLLYGKISIVPTLLDSRSSISDNNSRQDSFLDTFSHVGSSCKEKTNFVFIKGMKCATSTLLGVFYRFGYTRNLSFVSPLRNRLYLNWPYPMTKRDFRPSSRGYNILTDHSVFSETVMGEIMPADTIYISIVREPWTHVLSIFQYFKIHLVAGVPQNVTNPVVEYFTHVEKYESHYASPLNKERLFCYPAGFSFTRNLMSHCHGMPLGFPPGTKDISNDPDAVDQYLKHLDKKFGLIMIVEYFYESLILLRRLMCWAFRDILFIRANVARYDFDVTKIDPHVVDIYRNWSSIDYRLFHYFNQTLWQRISGQGSLFYEEVAEFKTVESHVSAYCQSVYRLGKLPQYPANVSLLVVSKSSWTGQFSLTPSDCWMLGPDPYHLLHVVQQENDVKEATLLAEHTKLPDNRTASEKSVC, from the coding sequence ATGTGTTTTGAAGTATCCAGGTGTCGTAGACTGGTGAGGGTGAAGCACAAAACTTTGATTGTCTTGTTCACTGTCTCTGTTTTATGGTATCTGACTTTCACATTGTGTTTGCTTTACGGCAAAATCTCAATTGTTCCGACACTCCTGGACTCGAGGAGTAGCATCAGTGACAATAATTCACGCCAGGATTCATTCCTAGATACGTTCAGTCACGTGGGTAGCTCGTGTAAAGAGAAGACAAATTTTGTGTTCATCAAAGGAATGAAGTGTGCTACCTCGACTCTCCTGGGCGTCTTCTACCGCTTTGGCTACACCAGGAACCTCTCCTTTGTTTCCCCCCTCAGAAACAGGCTGTATCTTAATTGGCCTTATCCGATGACCAAACGGGACTTCCGTCCATCCAGCCGTGGCTACAACATTCTGACAGACCACTCGGTATTCTCGGAGACGGTCATGGGCGAGATCATGCCTGCGGATACCATCTACATCAGCATTGTTCGTGAGCCTTGGACTCATGTTCTGTCCATATTTCAGTACTTCAAAATCCACTTGGTCGCTGGTGTGCCGCAGAATGTGACTAACCCGGTTGTCGAGTACTTTACGCACGTGGAAAAGTACGAGTCTCATTACGCTTCACCCTTGAATAAAGAAAGGCTCTTCTGCTACCCGGCTGGGTTCTCCTTTACCAGGAACTTGATGTCCCATTGCCACGGCATGCCGCTGGGGTTCCCTCCTGGCACCAAGGACATCTCCAACGACCCTGATGCTGTAGACCAGTACTTGAAACACCTGGACAAAAAGTTTGGTCTGATCATGATTGTGGAATACTTTTACGAGTCTCTCATTCTCCTCCGTAGACTCATGTGCTGGGCTTTCAGAGACATCCTGTTTATCAGGGCCAACGTGGCCAGGTATGATTTCGACGTCACAAAGATTGACCCACATGTTGTTGACATTTATCGCAACTGGAGCAGCATAGATTATCGACTTTTTCATTACTTTAATCAGACTCTCTGGCAACGAATCTCCGGGCAAGGTTCCCTGTTTTATGAAGAAGTTGCTGAGTTCAAGACAGTTGAAAGTCACGTCAGTGCCTACTGTCAGTCCGTTTATCGTTTGGGAAAATTGCCCCAGTACCCCGCCAACGTGTCACTACTCGTTGTGTCAAAGTCTTCTTGGACGGGGCAGTTCTCCTTGACACCCTCAGACTGCTGGATGCTTGGTCCTGACCCGTATCACTTACTGCACGTAGTCCAGCAGGAGAATGACGTGAAAGAGGCTACTCTGCTGGCAGAGCATACAAAGTTACCAGATAACAGGACAGCTTCGGAGAAATCTGTTTGTTGA